One Malus domestica chromosome 11, GDT2T_hap1 genomic region harbors:
- the LOC103448796 gene encoding probable LRR receptor-like serine/threonine-protein kinase At1g53430: MRFMFTSSEIVFVLLLGFLALSCFTEFESNAQLLPLEEVKILETISKKLHNTHWNISQSSCQDGGAGFYKYFTDDILSNVTCNCSFPSNTCHVTIIEMKGLNLTGVIPEELGNLTHLEAIDLTRNYINGSIPATLSRAPFRALNLLGNRLSGSIPIDGFTMLTELVLEDNQFEGRLPQNIGKLTNLKRLLLSANNFTGTIPDSYGNLKNLTDFRIDGSQLSGKIPNFIGNWTKLERLDMQGTSLEGPIPSIISSLKNLTELRISDLNGSSPFPNLEDMKDIELVTLRNCSISGTIPNYFGELRKLKTLDLSFNNLTGEIPQTIQRVDTLDYMFLTNNSLTGEVPTWILNSKYSLDLSYNNFTGSPSVSCQQLTVNLVSSYSSSENLWCLKKDLPCSSKPKHHSIFINCGGRKMEFEGNEYEEDLSTVGQSHFISTSEKWGYSSTGVYMNKDKADYIATNTFSLNVDGPDFYQTARLSPLSLKYYGLCMLKGSYKVQLHFSEIMYTDDQTFSSLGKRIFDISIQGNLVWKDFNIMEEAGGVGKVVVKELDNVIVHGSTLEIHLYWAGKGTTAIPNRGVYGPLISAITVTPNFKVDTGGLSAGAIAGIVVASFVSVVLVLVILRKAGYLGGKDEDEELRRGLEQKTGYFTLRQIKAATGNFDPTNKIGEGGFGPVYKGVLSDGSIIAVKQLSAKSKQGNREFVNEIGMISALQHPNLVRLFGCCIEGNQLLLIYEYMENNSLARALFGREEQRLHLDWKTRKKICLGIARGLVYLHEESVLKIVHRDIKATNVLLDKDLNAKISDFGLAKLDEEENTHISTRIAGTIGYMAPEYAMRGYLTDKADVYSFGIVALEIVSGKSNTGYKPKEEFVYLLDGAYVLQEQGNMLELVDPDLGSNYSKTEAMTMLNLALLCTNPSPTLRPTMSSVVSMLEGKTPVQAPMKRGPVEQDARFKAFERLSQDSQTNVSIFSQDSHVRGASMEGPWVDSSVSLPSKDENMEHSSTSKLLNNLQ, encoded by the exons TGAAAATTCTTGAAACAATTTCCAAAAAGTTACACAACACTCACTGGAACATCAGCCAAAGTTCTTGCCAAGATGGTGGAGCAGGCTTCTACAAATACTTCACTGATGATATTCTGAGCAATGTCACTTGCAACTGTTCCTTTCCAAGCAACACTTGCCATGTCACAATCAT TGAGATGAAGGGTCTCAATTTAACTGGAGTTATACCTGAGGAACTCGGAAATCTTACACATCTGGAAGCAAT TGATCTCACTCGCAATTACATCAATGGATCAATCCCTGCAACCCTCTCCCGTGCTCCTTTTCGCGCTCT GAATCTTTTGGGAAATCGACTCAGTGGTTCAATTCCCATTGATGGCTTTACTATGCTTACAGAGTT GGTGTTGGAAGATAATCAGTTTGAAGGGCGTCTTCCCCAAAACATCGGAAAGCTGACCAACTTAAAAAGACT CCTTCTTTCTGCCAACAATTTTACAGGGACTATACCAGATTCATATGGAAACCTAAAGAACTTAACTGATTT TAGGATAGATGGGAGCCAATTATCAGGGAAGATACCGAATTTTATTGGAAACTGGACCAAACTTGAAAGACT TGATATGCAAGGCACATCCTTGGAAGGCCCTATACCTTCGATCATATCTTCGTTGAAAAACTTAACTGAATT GAGAATATCTGATTTAAACGGAAGTTCACCGTTTCCTAATTTGGAAGATATGAAGGATATCGAGCTAGT GACTCTGAGAAACTGTTCAATTAGTGGTACAATCCCAAATTATTTTGGCGAGctgagaaaattaaaaacatt AGACCTGAGCTTTAACAACTTGACTGGTGAAATTCCACAAACGATTCAGCGTGTTGACACTCTAGATTATAT GTTTTTGACCAACAACTCACTCACCGGAGAAGTACCAACCTGGATATTGAACAGCAAATATAGCTT GGACTTGTCTTACAACAATTTTACAGGATCGCCTTCTGTTAGTTGCCAACAGTTGACTGT GAATCTAGTTTCTAGTTATTCGTCTTCAGAAAACTT ATGGTGCTTAAAGAAGGATCTCCCTTGCTCGTCAAAACCGAAAC ACCATTCCATATTTATCAATTGCGGAGGGAGGAAGATGGAGTTCGAGGGTAATGAATACGAAGAGGACTTGAGCACTGTGGGACAATCACACTTCATTTCAACATCTGAAAAATGGGGTTATAGTAGTACAGGGGTATACATGAACAAGGATAAAGCAGATTACATCgcaacaaacacattttctctTAATGTGGATGGTCCAGACTTTTATCAAACGGCTCGCCTTTCTCCTCTCTCACTCAAGTACTATGGCCTTTGCATGTTAAAGGGTAGTTACAAAGTTCAGCTCCACTTTTCCGAAATAATGTATACTGATGACCAGACATTCAGCAGCCTTGGGAAGCGCATATTTGACATCTCAATTCAA GGGAATTTGGTTTGGAAGGATTTCAATATTATGGAGGAAGCAGGAGGTGTTGGTAAGGTTGTCGTCAAAGAATTGGATAATGTTATTGTCCACGGCAGCACTCTAGAGATTCACTTATACTGGGCAGGGAAAGGAACTACTGCCATTCCCAACAGAGGTGTCTATGGGCCTCTTATATCTGCAATTACTGTGACACCAA ATTTTAAGGTTGATACTGGGGGGCTATCTGCTGGTGCTATTGCCGGTATTGTAGTAGCATCATTTGTGTCTGTTGTATTGGTTTTGGTAATCCTCCGAAAGGCTGGTTACTTAGGGGgtaaagatgaagatgaag AACTGCGTCGTGGGTTGGAACAAAAAACTGGTTATTTTACTCTACGACAAATTAAAGCAGCCACTGGTAACTTTGATCCTACAAACAAGATTGGTGAAGGAGGTTTTGGGCCTGTTTACAAG GGTGTACTGTCAGATGGTTCTATCATTGCTGTTAAGCAGCTCTCGGCCAAATCAAAGCAAGGCAACCGTGAATTTGTTAACGAGATAGGCATGATATCAGCTTTGCAGCACCCAAATCTCGTGAGGCTTTTCGGTTGCTGTATTGAAGGAAACCAGTTGTTGCTTATATATGAATACATGGAAAACAATAGTCTTGCGCGCGCGCTTTTTG GTCGTGAGGAACAACGTCTACATTTGGACTggaaaacaagaaagaagaTATGCTTGGGGATAGCACGTGGATTAGTTTACCTTCACGAAGAATCAGTATTGAAAATTGTGCATAGGGATATAAAGGCAACCAATGTGCTGCTTGATAAGGATCTAAATGCCAAGATATCTGACTTCGGTTTAGCTAAGCTGgatgaagaagaaaacacgCATATCAGCACACGAATAGCTGGAACAAT AGGTTATATGGCTCCTGAATACGCAATGAGAGGTTACTTAACTGACAAGGCAGATGTTTACAGTTTTGGTATCGTTGCCTTAGAAATTGTTAGTGGAAAGAGCAACACGGGTTACAAGCCAAAGGAGGAGTTCGTGTATCTTCTTGATGGG GCCTATGTTCTACAAGAGCAAGGAAACATGCTAGAACTCGTGGATCCAGATCTTGGTTCAAACTACTCTAAAACGGAGGCGATGACAATGCTGAACCTGGCGCTCTTATGCACAAATCCATCTCCCACTCTCAGACCAACCATGTCTTCTGTAGTAAGCATGCTTGAAGGCAAAACTCCAGTTCAAGCACCAATGAAGCGCGGTCCAGTGGAACAAGATGCAAGGTTTAAGGCCTTTGAGAGGCTATCACAAGACAGTCAAACAAACGTTTCCATATTCTCACAAGATAGTCATGTACGAGGCGCATCAATGGAGGGTCCGTGGGTTGATTCCTCGGTTTCTCTTCCTAGTAAGGATGAGAACATGGAACATTCCTCAACAAGCAAGCTACTTAATAATTTACAGTGA
- the LOC139189547 gene encoding seipin-3-like: protein MCSVISKNVTSAVSCRVQAQKSVAVNVGFAFFRSLYVRSMLLGILAFAFVLSGFIMRHLVENPIQTTEALNFDYTKSCPVAFVPLMSSSRVSSDRAIPYNHKLQLAVSLTAPESEYNHKLGVFQSETQVLNIKMSGHIEGLEPTAYLKVILEQRAEFQNGAGLPQIYAASLVLESELPRSKRAEYPFCILNDVKFGFSYPEILPLGLVWSR from the exons ATGTGCAGTGTCATATCTAAAAATGTTACTTCAGCGGTATCCTGCCGCGTGCAAGCTCAAAAGTCAGTGGCAGTGAATGTAGGGTTTGCTTTCTTCAGGTCACTCTATGTGCGTTCCATGCTTCTTGGAATTCTGGCATTCGCGTTTGTACTAAGTGGATTTATTATGAGACACTTGGTTGAGAATCCAATTCAGACAACAGAAGCCCTCAACTTTGATTATACCAAATCATGTCCAGTTGCTTTTGTACCACTCATGTCATCTTCTCGTGTCAGTAGCGACCGTGCGATACCTTATAACCACAAATTGCAGCTCGCTGTTTCGTTAACTGCACCTGAATCCGAATATAATCACAAGCTGGGTGTTTTTCAG TCAGAAACGCAAGTTCTGAACATAAAAATGAGCGGACACATTGAAGGACTCGAGCCGACTGCCTACTTGAAGGTGATACTAGAGCAAAGAGCCGAGTTCCAAAATGGTGCCGGCTTACCTCAAATTTACGCTGCATCACTAGTGCTCGAATCTGAGCTTCCTCGGTCAAAAAG agctGAATACCCTTTCTGCATTCTGAATGATGTGAAGTTTGGTTTTTCCTATCCCGAAATCCTTCCATTAGGCCTTGTTTGGTCTAGATGA